In Astatotilapia calliptera chromosome 16, fAstCal1.2, whole genome shotgun sequence, one genomic interval encodes:
- the tmsb4x gene encoding thymosin beta-4: MSDKPDVTEVTTFDKTKLKKTETQEKNPLPTKEVIEQEKAESS, translated from the exons ATGTCTGACAAGCCTGACGTCACTGAGGTTACAACCTTTGACAAGACCAAGCTGAAGAAGACCGAGACTCAAGAGAAAAACCCACTGCCAACCAAAGAAG TCATCGAACAGGAGAAGGCAGAGTCATCATGA
- the LOC113008045 gene encoding toll-like receptor 8 isoform X1 gives MITKCWMLLFCLCCHDEVQLAAHKPFWMTRQFPCDVISNNASNTVKFDCKGRHLEEVPKGITTNATDLDLSENVIRSIKADSLSNLLNLAHLNLNWANNTKTDYGCRALKIAENAFKNLTKLKQLRLSGNCLTEIPRNLPHSVERLELNINKVNMDKLNNSFIGLQNMKMLLLSKNCYFRNPCGKSVAISENTFALLKKLKYLDLSYNNLTHVPKGLPQSITILRLDTNKIENIYKDDFQGLENVKFLDIQGNCPRCHNAPYPCVPCPNGSIDIHPDAFQRLTQLETLNLGGNSLNYLDPSWFQTLTNLTQLFLEFNFLQKAVTGEDTSVKAFSYLHRLEKLDLSFNYAIGLYPEKLTLSKDFSQLRSLKSLHLNALVFQSIGPDTLTPLYNLKNLSHLYLSTNFIIHSDPTVFSKLSHLRMIYLGENRLYPTTVESLPTLRDRNNENSEVSMSPFVKLTPKDSIYEVLHRNTKQECANSGRVLILSSNNLFFISPKQFVGYGNISCLNLSRNGFSQALNGTEFKMLPNLTYLDLSFNRVDLAYNNAFKELKKLQVLDLSYNSHYFEAFGVTLNLNFTQNLPVLRVLNMSHNEISTLTTKEMYSKSLAELIFAQNHLGKLWKDRDSSYKKLFTNLSNLTILDISFNGIAKIPDDVYEYLPHNLTTLRISHNSLSDVNWDKLPFHQLQILDLSYNSLSTLTTINSNITQTLTVLDLSHNHIFHADNCFLKSLKSLTTLSLSNNKLTIVNETTFKSGPANLTLFLQGNPFECTCDSIDFILWIEQNDVKIPRLTTQVTCNTPVNLKGQGLIHFSIHQCINPSQAFQIYTLTTSIIILFMVVSTVAHLFYWDASYVLHYMKAKLKGYRSLNSPDTIYDVFVTYDTKDPHVSEWVMSNLRVQLEEEGDKIHPLCLEERDWPPGVPLVDNLTQSIQYSRKTLFVLTKGYVKTGAFKLAMYLAHQRLLDENVDVIVLLMLEPVLQHSHFLRLRKRLCESSVVEWPRTAAAEPWFWQNLQSVIRVDNQVMYNKTYSKYFTTK, from the coding sequence ATTACCAAATGCTGGATGCTGTTGTTCTGTCTGTGTTGCCATGATGAGGTCCAGCTGGCTGCACATAAACCCTTCTGGATGACACGGCAGTTTCCTTGTGATGTCATATCCAACAATGCTTCAAATACGGTCAAATTTGACTGTAAAGGCCGCCATCTAGAGGAAGTACCAAAAGGTATAACTACTAATGCCACTGATCTAGACTTGTCAGAAAATGTCATTAGGAGTATTAAAGCTGATTCACTCTCTAATCTGCTGAATCTGGCACATCTGAATCTCAACTGGGCAAACAACACCAAGACTGATTATGGATGCCGAGCACTGAAGATCGCTGAAAATGCTTTCAAAAATCTGACAAAACTGAAGCAACTACGACTGAGCGGCAACTGTCTGACTGAAATTCCACGCAATCTCCCCCACAGTGTGGAAAGACTTGAGCTAAACATTAACAAAGTTAACATGGATAAACTGAACAATAGCTTTATTGGCTTGCAAAACATGAAAATGCTGTTGTTATCTAAAAACTGCTACTTCCGCAACCCTTGTGGGAAGTCTGTCGCTATCAGCGAAAACACTTTTGCACtactgaaaaaactgaaataccTGGACTTGTCTTATAACAACTTAACCCATGTTCCTAAAGGACTACCCCAGTCAATTACAATCTTACGTCTGGATACCAACAAAATAGAGAACATATATAAAGATGATTTTCAAGGGTTAGAAAATGTCAAATTCCTTGATATACAAGGCAACTGTCCAAGATGTCACAATGCTCCGTACCCTTGTGTTCCTTGCCCTAACGGTTCTATTGACATACATCCTGATGCATTTCAAAGACTGACACAGCTGGAGACACTGAACCTGGGAGGAAACTCACTAAATTACCTTGATCCCTCTTGGTTTCAAACGCTAACGAATCTTACACAATTGTTTCTGGAATTTAACTTTTTACAAAAAGCCGTAACTGGTGAGGACACATCGGTTAAAGCTTTCAGTTATCTTCACAGGCTAGAAAAACTTGACCTGTCTTTCAATTATGCTATCGGATTGTACCCAGAAAAATTAACACTTTCAAAAGACTTTTCACAGCTCAGGTCACTGAAAAGTTTGCATTTGAATGCTTTGGTATTCCAAAGTATTGGaccagacacactcacacctcTGTACAATCTGAAAAATCTGTCTCATTTGTACTTAAGCACTAACTTCATTATTCACTCTGACCCTACCGTGTTCAGCAAGCTTTCCCACTTAAGAATGATATATCTCGGAGAAAACAGGTTATATCCCACTACAGTAGAAAGTCTACCAACTCTAAGAGACAGAAATAATGAGAATTCAGAAGTTTCTATGTCACCATTCGTAAAACTCACTCCAAAAGACTCAATTTATGAAGTACTACACAGGAATACAAAGCAAGAATGCGCCAATTCTGGACGAGTGCTCATCCTCAGCTCAAATAATCTGTTCTTCATTTCTCCAAAGCAGTTTGTGGGCTATGGAAATATTTCATGTCTCAACCTCTCCAGAAATGGATTTTCACAGGCACTTAATGGCACAGAGTTCAAGATGTTGCCTAATCTGACATATCTGGACTTATCCTTCAATAGGGTTGATCTGGCCTATAACAACGCCTTCAAAgaactaaagaaattacaagtaCTAGACCTCAGTTACAATTCACACTACTTTGAAGCATTTGGGGTAACGcttaatttaaattttacacAAAATCTACCTGTGCTAAGAGTCCTTAATATGAGTCACAATGAGATTTCCACACTGACAACAAAAGAGATGTATAGCAAATCATTAGCAGAACTTATATTTGCACAAAATCATCTAGGGAAACTTTGGAAAGACAGGGATAGCTCATACAAGAAACTTTTCACTAATCTCTCTAATTTGACAATTTTAGATATATCCTTTAATGGCATTGCAAAGATTCCAGATGATGTTTATGAATATTTGCCACATAACCTCACCACACTGCGCATAAGTCATAACTCACTCAGTGATGTTAATTGGGACAAACTGCCTTTCCATCAACTTCAAATTTTGGACCTAAGTTACAATTCTCTGTCTACTTTAACAACTATTAACTCAAACATCACACAAACTTTGACTGTCCTTGACCTGAGTCATAATCACATTTTCCATGCAGacaattgttttttaaagagtcTAAAAAGCCTCACGACTCTAAGCCTGAGTAACAACAAATTGACTATTGTCAATGAAACTACCTTCAAATCAGGACCTGCAAACCTGACTCTGTTCCTACAAGGAAATCCATTTGAGTGTACTTGTGATTCCATAGACTTTATTTTATGGATTGAACAGAATGATGTAAAGATCCCAAGACTGACCACTCAGGTGACATGTAACACACCAGTGAACTTAAAGGGACAAGGATTGATACATTTTAGCATTCATCAGTGTATAAATCCCAGTCAGGCATTTCAGATCTACACTCTAACAACTTCTATCATTATTCTTTTCATGGTTGTTTCAACAGTTGCTCACTTATTTTACTGGGATGCTTCCTATGTCCTACACTATATGAAAGCTAAGCTGAAAGGGTACAGATCCTTGAACTCGCCAGATACTATTTATGATGTCTTTGTGACATATGATACAAAAGACCCACACGTCTCTGAATGGGTGATGAGCAATCTGCGGGTGCAACTGGAGGAAGAGGGAGACAAGATACATCCACTGTGTCTGGAAGAGAGGGACTGGCCCCCAGGAGTCCCACTGGTGGACAACCTCACCCAGAGCATCCAGTACAGTCGCAAGACTCTGTTTGTCTTAACAAAGGGCTACGTTAAGACCGGTGCTTTCAAGCTAGCAATGTATCTGGCCCACCAAAGACTGCTGGATGAAAATGTGGATGTGATAGTACTGCTAATGCTGGAGCCTGTCCTGCAGCATTCTCACTTTCTGCGCTTGAGGAAGCGACTGTGCGAGAGCAGTGTTGTAGAGTGGCCGCGTACAGCAGCCGCAGAGCCCTGGTTTTGGCAAAACCTGCAAAGTGTCATAAGAGTAGATAATCAAGTGATGTACAACAAGACCTATTCAAAATACTTCACCACCAAGTGA